A window of the Stigmatella aurantiaca genome harbors these coding sequences:
- a CDS encoding kelch repeat-containing protein, with amino-acid sequence MQTTAKAQRVYDDGRVVDLDTSPSPQWASSAPQVASVEPQPDGTVKVTALKPGSALITVNADDASGEATLEVTAARLLSLRVSPTTASVAVGITQQFTAQGSYSDGTTGDVTSSATWTTSDTAIATVSTTGLGTGVAVGGPVTLTATLGGVSGTAQLSVTRWTSAGSMSTSRYNHTATRLDLGKVLIAGGRNGTTPLSSAELYDPATNSWSPAKAMSMGRFAHAALLLNGGYVLVTGGVGALTGAAMYDPASDAWYEVSPMSGGRSGHTMTLLPSGQVLVTGGTDGNNALATAEVFEPLANIWIRSSTMSTARFNHTATLLSSGKVLVSGGSNGSGSLSSAEVYDPATNSWAPVATMVTRHSLHTATLLSSGKVLISGGHSLTDPSSSELYDPGTNVWSTAGSMIESRSRHTATLLASGQVLVAGGDGSSYYNTAELYDPATSSWSAIAPMAEPRGSHTATLLTSGRVLVVGGQATNSHATAEVYVP; translated from the coding sequence ATGCAGACCACCGCGAAGGCCCAGCGTGTCTATGACGACGGCCGCGTCGTCGACCTCGACACCTCCCCTTCACCGCAATGGGCCTCATCCGCTCCTCAAGTGGCCTCCGTCGAACCGCAACCGGACGGCACTGTCAAAGTGACAGCGCTCAAGCCCGGCAGCGCCCTCATCACAGTCAATGCGGACGATGCTTCGGGCGAGGCAACCCTCGAGGTCACCGCCGCTCGCCTCCTCTCGCTGCGGGTGTCACCCACCACTGCCTCTGTGGCCGTAGGCATCACGCAGCAGTTCACTGCCCAGGGCAGCTACAGCGACGGCACCACGGGCGATGTGACGAGCAGCGCGACGTGGACGACGAGCGACACTGCCATCGCCACCGTGAGCACCACGGGCCTGGGCACCGGCGTGGCCGTGGGTGGGCCTGTCACCCTCACCGCCACCCTGGGGGGCGTGAGCGGCACGGCTCAACTCAGCGTCACCAGGTGGACGTCCGCAGGGTCCATGTCCACGAGCCGCTACAACCACACCGCCACGCGGCTCGACTTGGGCAAGGTGCTCATCGCCGGGGGGCGCAATGGGACGACCCCCCTGAGCAGTGCGGAGTTGTACGATCCAGCGACCAACTCCTGGTCTCCAGCCAAGGCCATGTCCATGGGCCGCTTCGCTCACGCCGCCCTGTTGCTCAACGGTGGTTACGTGCTCGTCACGGGGGGCGTCGGCGCCCTTACCGGCGCGGCAATGTATGATCCGGCGAGCGACGCCTGGTATGAGGTCAGCCCCATGAGCGGGGGCCGCTCCGGTCACACCATGACGCTGCTTCCCTCGGGCCAGGTGCTCGTCACCGGCGGCACCGACGGCAACAACGCTTTAGCCACTGCGGAGGTGTTCGAGCCGCTCGCCAACATCTGGATTCGGTCCAGCACCATGAGCACCGCCCGCTTCAACCACACGGCCACACTGCTCTCCTCGGGCAAGGTCCTTGTCTCAGGAGGGTCCAATGGCTCCGGGAGCTTGAGCAGCGCCGAGGTGTACGACCCGGCCACCAACTCGTGGGCTCCAGTTGCCACCATGGTGACGCGCCATAGCCTTCACACTGCCACGCTGCTCTCCTCGGGGAAGGTGCTCATCTCAGGGGGACACTCGCTCACCGACCCCTCTTCCTCTGAGCTGTATGATCCAGGCACCAACGTCTGGTCCACAGCGGGCTCCATGATCGAAAGCCGCTCCCGCCACACCGCCACGCTGCTCGCTTCGGGCCAGGTGCTCGTCGCGGGGGGCGACGGCAGCAGCTATTACAACACTGCGGAGTTGTACGACCCAGCCACCTCTTCCTGGTCCGCCATCGCCCCCATGGCCGAGCCCCGCGGCTCTCACACCGCGACGCTGCTGACCTCAGGCAGGGTTCTCGTCGTGGGTGGCCAAGCAACCAACTCCCACGCCACGGCAGAGGTGTACGTGCCCTGA
- a CDS encoding ATP-binding protein encodes MAGNANWRAQVLGLAQVWGPGGQRVRLERRAAALLAYLGLEGASPKFPLASLLWPDSPAATVRNNMRQLLRRLRLASGGEAWLEADAERLALGASLVLDAARMKAAALARQHAQVLEALSPEGGGLLLAGFDFDDCPELARWLDGARAAVEGWVRKAREAEIDRHTAQGDWTAALALAHAWVQQEPESEQAGSHLIRLHYLKGDRGAALAAFERLRTVLSRELGVTPMPDTLALVRQIEKGTQLPHAPAEPRAALPLSVLRPPVLAGREAAWRQLEEGWHAGQMLFLSGEPGSGKSRLAEEFASTQGAWGRIEGRAGDQDIPFASEARAFRSQMARWPEVKLPEWVRDELSRILPELGGPRLLPPLHSESSMLRFHDAQVEALLLLHQHERVSIADDVQYWDKASAKAFTYAISRLTGAGGRGGAGPRFIDCYRRGELPPYAQTYIHQLVDAGAARIIELGPLQPEEVRQLLAGLELPGAERHAEALSRYTGGNPLYIVETLKHLLETGALGQDWPSRLPPPGRVGPLIRRRLEHLSPLALQSAQLAALAGAHFKAALVPEALQVSASLVHTALAELETAQVLMGERFSHDLVREAVLASLPPTAARALHGRLATVFENGGAPPLVLAHHWLEAGAMERALPHLLAAARSEEQVLPMEQAADHYARAAILMEQAGRNKEALQARAAEARCRARVGASRG; translated from the coding sequence GTGGCCGGCAACGCGAATTGGAGGGCCCAAGTGCTGGGGCTGGCCCAGGTGTGGGGCCCTGGGGGCCAGCGGGTACGGCTGGAGCGGCGGGCGGCGGCACTGCTGGCCTACCTGGGGCTGGAGGGAGCCTCGCCCAAGTTTCCGCTGGCCAGCCTTCTGTGGCCGGACTCGCCCGCGGCCACCGTGCGCAACAACATGCGCCAGCTGCTGCGCCGGCTGCGGCTGGCGAGCGGGGGGGAGGCGTGGCTCGAAGCGGACGCCGAGCGCCTGGCGCTGGGCGCGTCCCTGGTGCTGGACGCCGCGCGGATGAAGGCCGCCGCCCTGGCCCGGCAACACGCCCAGGTTCTCGAAGCCCTGTCTCCCGAAGGCGGCGGCCTGCTGCTGGCGGGCTTTGACTTCGATGACTGCCCCGAGCTGGCGCGCTGGCTGGACGGGGCCCGGGCCGCGGTGGAGGGGTGGGTGCGCAAGGCACGCGAGGCCGAGATCGACCGGCACACGGCCCAGGGGGACTGGACGGCGGCGCTCGCCCTGGCCCATGCCTGGGTTCAGCAGGAGCCCGAGTCCGAGCAAGCCGGGAGCCACCTCATCCGCTTGCACTACCTGAAAGGGGATCGCGGCGCCGCGCTCGCCGCCTTCGAGCGGCTGCGCACCGTCCTCTCACGGGAGCTGGGGGTGACGCCCATGCCGGACACGCTGGCCCTGGTGCGGCAGATCGAAAAGGGCACCCAGCTGCCCCACGCTCCCGCCGAGCCCCGCGCGGCGCTGCCCTTGTCCGTGCTGCGGCCTCCGGTGCTGGCGGGCCGGGAGGCCGCCTGGCGCCAGCTCGAGGAGGGGTGGCACGCGGGCCAGATGCTGTTTCTCTCCGGCGAGCCCGGCAGCGGCAAGTCCCGCCTGGCCGAGGAGTTCGCCAGCACCCAAGGAGCCTGGGGGCGCATCGAAGGGCGGGCCGGGGACCAGGACATCCCCTTCGCCTCGGAGGCGCGCGCCTTCCGGAGCCAGATGGCCCGCTGGCCCGAGGTGAAGCTGCCCGAGTGGGTGCGCGACGAGCTGTCACGCATCCTCCCGGAGCTGGGGGGCCCCCGCCTCCTGCCGCCCCTGCACTCCGAGTCCAGCATGCTGCGCTTCCACGATGCGCAGGTGGAGGCCCTGCTGCTGCTGCACCAGCACGAGCGCGTCAGCATCGCGGATGACGTGCAGTACTGGGACAAGGCCAGCGCCAAGGCCTTCACGTATGCCATCAGCCGCCTGACCGGTGCCGGCGGGCGCGGAGGCGCCGGGCCGCGCTTCATCGATTGCTACCGGAGAGGGGAGCTCCCTCCCTATGCGCAGACCTACATCCACCAGCTCGTGGATGCAGGGGCGGCGCGCATCATCGAGCTGGGCCCGCTCCAACCCGAGGAGGTGCGGCAGCTGCTGGCGGGCCTGGAGCTGCCGGGGGCCGAGCGCCATGCCGAGGCGCTGTCCCGGTACACCGGCGGCAACCCGCTCTACATCGTCGAGACGCTCAAGCACCTGCTGGAAACCGGCGCGCTCGGCCAGGACTGGCCCAGCCGCCTGCCCCCGCCTGGCCGGGTGGGCCCCCTCATCCGGCGCCGTCTGGAGCACCTCTCGCCCCTGGCCTTGCAGAGCGCCCAGCTCGCTGCCTTGGCGGGCGCCCACTTCAAGGCCGCGCTCGTCCCCGAGGCACTCCAGGTGTCCGCCAGTCTGGTCCACACCGCGCTGGCGGAGCTCGAAACCGCCCAGGTCCTGATGGGCGAGCGCTTCAGCCATGACCTGGTGCGGGAAGCCGTCCTCGCCAGCCTCCCGCCCACCGCCGCGCGGGCGTTGCATGGGCGGCTCGCCACCGTGTTCGAGAACGGCGGCGCGCCGCCCCTCGTCCTGGCCCACCACTGGCTGGAGGCTGGCGCGATGGAGCGCGCCTTGCCGCACCTGCTCGCGGCGGCGCGCTCGGAAGAGCAAGTGCTGCCCATGGAGCAGGCCGCGGACCACTATGCACGCGCGGCGATCCTCATGGAGCAGGCGGGCCGGAACAAGGAGGCGCTGCAAGCGCGCGCCGCCGAGGCGCGGTGCCGCGCTCGCGTGGGCGCCTCCCGCGGCTAA
- a CDS encoding serine/threonine protein kinase has translation MTTGVFGVPKGAVLFEMDGIQYEVRENLGVDERGISRFVARQRIGEQTKEKVLLSAVGGSSSLPITKLLRARAKLEEQVRLAKHLEHPGVHRVHGLKKTEGTWYVITDYPRGNTLSTLINLVGECRHWYTPQFTMYIGARVADVLEHAHAAKDEQGRPLNIVHRSIDPDHIYLEWNGMIRVSDFGLSLSALPGRIPSTVRRLNGDGFYSSPEMILGKRVDARADLFSLGMTLLELSTGKNLLDATDSLTAEVKASLSATKLRRVKRSIKRARLSKGSRLLEDAIWRAATYTEADVERATDKLPEGLRMTLHKLLHPAPSKRYQTARELGVDLRHWLGEMAFSPDDAIREVTRVMNEAGGYMANTGLDSAPPGRRGHEVTTAK, from the coding sequence ATGACGACAGGCGTTTTCGGTGTTCCGAAGGGGGCGGTTCTCTTCGAAATGGACGGCATTCAGTACGAGGTGCGCGAAAACCTGGGGGTCGATGAACGCGGGATCAGCCGCTTCGTCGCACGGCAGCGCATCGGCGAACAAACGAAGGAAAAAGTTCTGCTCAGCGCAGTCGGCGGTTCGAGCAGCCTTCCGATCACGAAGCTCCTGCGCGCAAGAGCGAAGCTCGAAGAGCAGGTGCGCTTGGCCAAGCACCTTGAACACCCTGGGGTCCATCGGGTCCACGGTTTGAAGAAGACCGAGGGGACTTGGTACGTGATCACCGACTATCCACGCGGCAACACGTTGAGCACCCTCATCAACCTTGTGGGGGAGTGCCGCCATTGGTACACGCCGCAATTCACCATGTATATCGGTGCCCGGGTGGCGGACGTGTTGGAGCACGCGCACGCGGCAAAGGACGAGCAGGGACGCCCCTTGAACATCGTTCACCGGTCCATCGATCCGGATCACATTTACCTGGAATGGAACGGCATGATCCGAGTCTCGGACTTCGGTCTTTCCCTCTCCGCCCTACCGGGACGCATTCCCTCCACCGTCCGACGCTTGAACGGGGATGGTTTCTACTCTTCGCCGGAAATGATCCTGGGCAAGCGCGTTGATGCGCGAGCGGATCTCTTCTCCCTGGGGATGACCCTGCTCGAACTGTCCACCGGGAAAAACCTGCTCGATGCGACGGACTCTCTGACCGCCGAGGTCAAGGCGTCCCTCTCCGCGACGAAGCTCCGCCGAGTCAAGCGGTCCATCAAACGGGCTCGGCTTTCGAAGGGCTCGCGCCTTCTGGAGGATGCCATCTGGCGCGCGGCGACCTACACGGAAGCGGACGTCGAGCGCGCGACGGACAAGCTCCCCGAGGGCCTGCGCATGACGCTCCACAAGCTCCTACACCCCGCGCCGAGCAAGCGCTACCAGACGGCGAGGGAGCTGGGGGTCGATCTGCGGCATTGGCTGGGGGAGATGGCTTTCAGCCCTGACGATGCGATCAGGGAAGTCACGCGCGTCATGAACGAGGCTGGGGGCTACATGGCCAACACGGGCCTGGATAGCGCCCCGCCGGGAAGGCGAGGCCACGAAGTCACCACGGCCAAGTAG